AGCGCCGGCAAGACCGTCGCCACGGGCAAGACCGACGCCCAGGGCACCTGGGAGGCGAACGACCTGACCCCCGGCACGTACACGGTGCACGAGGTGAAGGCCGTCGAGGGCTACCAGCTCGCCGCTGACCAGAAGGCAACCGTCACCGACGGCAAGACGGCCGACGTCGCGGTCAAGGACGTCAAGATCCCCGAGCAGCCGAAGCCGAAGCCGCGCCCGGTCACCATCCCCGTCCTGCCGCAGACCGGCGCCTGACCGCCGCTGCGCACCGCGTCCCTCGCGGAGCGGCGGCGGGGTGGTGACCAGCTCTCAGCCGGCCACCACCCCGCCGCCCGGCCCGCGCCGCACTCACTCGCAGGAACCACCGATGCCCCGCACCACCAGCACCTCCGAGTCCAACGACGCCCCTGCCTCCCGCGAGTCCGCCTCCACCCGTTCCGGCCGGCACCGCCTCACGATCGCTGCGGTGGCCGCCACGGGCCTCACGTTCGCCGCCCTGCTGTGGGCGCAGCACTGCCAGGGCTCCGACGCCAGCACCCCGGCCGTCTCGAAGTCCTCCGCCGCACCCTCGGTCGCCGCGTCCTCGGCCGCCGCACAGACCCCCGACCCGCTGACCGACTCCGCCACGCCCGACGACGGGGATGCGAAGAAGGGGGACAACACCGGCAAGTCCCGTGTGGCCGCCGCCCGCACTCTCTCCGAGTGGAATGCCGACAACCCGGCCGCCACCGGCGAGCACGCGGTGGGCGGGAAGGCCGGAAGCGGCCCCGGCGGCCGCATCGGCGAGGTTCTGCGCATCCCCGCCCTCGGCAAGGACTGGGCCCAGCCCGTCTACGACGGCGTCGGCGACAAGCAGCTGCGCGCCGGTGTCGGCCACTTCCCGACCACCGAACAGCCGGGCCAGATCGGGAACTTCGCGCTGGCCGGCCACCGCTCCGGCGTTGCTGATCCAGCCTTCCGCAACATCGACCGCATCAAGACCGGCGCCCTGATCCAGGTGACCACGGCGCACAGGATCACCTACACCTACACCGTCACCCGCGTGCACACCGTCGCTCCGACCGACGTTGACGTTATCGCCCAGGTCCCCGGCCGCCCCGACGCTACCCCCACCAAGGCGAAGCTCACCCTCGTCACCTGCTGGCCGGCCACCGGCCACTCCAGGAGGGTTGTCGTCGAAGCCGACCTCGCCTCCGCCAAGGGCGGTGCCTAGTGGCCGAAGACACCGACCCGCCAGAGGAGGCGACCGAGAAGGTCACCGTGCTGCCGGCACGGCCCTGGCCGGTCTACAACGTCGACCGCGCCCGCGCCGAGCTCATCGCCATCGAGATGCTCACCCGCGGCGCCAGCTACCTCCGGGTCCGCCACGCCACCGGCCTGTCTCCCAAGAACGTACGCCGACTGCAGAACCTCGTCGCCGAAGAGGCGATGAACCCGGCCGCCCCGCGCATTGTGTGCCGCACATCGGCCCGGGCGCAGGACCTGCGCGCCCGTAGTCAGGCCGCCCGGGCCAACGCCACGGCCCAGGCTCGCGAGCGCCTCGCCTCCCGCGCCGAGAACCTCCCCGGAGCGGCTGGCCAGCCGGCCCCCGCAGACGCGTCCCGTCCCCGTGAGCGGGAGGAGACGGCCGAGCCCGTCCAGATGACCTTCTCGATCGACTGCTGAACCGGCGCCGCCCACCACGGCGCCACCCGTCCTTCAGGCCCGTCCCGCCACGGGTCTACTTCGCGCACCCGAAAACCAGGAACTCCGTTGTCCACGACCCTTGCACCACCCCGGCCGTCCACGGCGCCGCCGGCTGCGGAGCACGACGTCGCCGGCCATCGCGTGCCCTCCAGCGGTCAGTGGATGTCCACGACCGACGGACGCATCGCGCCGAACGGCGAGGCATGGCTCGAAGCCGTCTACTGGTTCTACAAGTACGGCCCCTACGCGGCCGCGCGCCCCCACGGGCCGAAGAAGTTCGGCGGCACCACCCTGCGCATGGCGAAGGCGATCGCTCACCTCACCGAGTGCCGCCCCAGCGTCGGCAACCTCGTCGAGTGGCTCAAGATCTCCGAGCGCACGGTCAAGTACCACCTCGCCATGCTCCGGGAGAGCGGCCTCCTCACTTATCGCTCCAAGGGCACCCGCGTCTCCGGCTCCGGCGGGCGGGCCAGCGAGTTCGTACGCACCATCCCCCAGGTCTTCGACGACGCCGCAGGGCTGCGCACCGGGCCCTCGGACAAGCTCATCCGCGCCGTGCACGGCTTCTCCCCGGAGAAGACGCCGCTGCTCCAGGAGCTCCACGCAGCCGCCCGCCCACCCCGTCGCAGGAAGCGGACAAAGCGGTCCAACCGCCGTTCGGGTAGGACCCCTTCGGCGACCTCGTCTTGCACCCCAATGGTGGTTAGTACTTCTAGTTCTTCTACTGCGGGTGATACCTCCTCTCCCTCTGAGAGCAAGCTCGCCAGCGGGCAGCACAAGTCCCCCTCCCCGAAGAAGCCCACCCGCCGCAAGCTCAACACCATCGGCCGCCGCTACCAGCTCGCCGCCGAGCTCATCCAGCAGGTCGGCTGGCTCCACCGCGCTGCCGTCCCGCGGATCGCCTGGATCGTGCGGCACGTCGCCGACGCCGGATGGAGCACCGCCGAGGTCATCGCCGTCATCGGCCTCGAAGCCCCGGCCCGCCGTGTCCACCGTCCCTCCGGCTTCCTCGCCAACCGCCTCAAGGGCGCCCACCTGCTGTACGACACGCCCGCCAAGCGGACCGCGATCCTCGACCACTGGCGGGACTCACGCCACGCCGAGCACGACCGGCACGCCGAATGGTGGGAGGGCGACTGCCGCCGGCCCACCAGCCGCGCCGTGGCGCGCGAGGTCGATGCCGTCTTCGCCCAGCTGCAGCAGCCGGACGCCCCGGGGCCCGACGAGCGTGAACTCGCCGTCGGCGACGACGGTCTGGTCGCCCTCGAGCAGCTCACCCGCGACGAGGTCATCGAACTGCGCGCCGCCGCGCTCAAGGACCCCGCCCTCATCCGCGCCACCGTCCGCACCTGCGGCGAGACCTACGCCCGGCGCCTGTTCACCTCCTCCCTCGTCGACCAGGTCCAGCGCCTCACCCGCCTCGGCCGCACCGTCGTCCACGGTTGGAGGCCGGCGTGAGCACCGACGAGCCCACGGGCGTGGACCTCGCACGCGTCGCCCTGGCCGCTGCGAAGAAGGCCGCCAAGGAGCGCGGCGCCACCACGTCGCCCAAGCGGACCCCGAAGCGTCGGCCGTCTGCCCGCCGCGACGGCCGCGACCCCTTGGGGCTCGGCGGCGCCCTGGCCCAGCTCGTCGCCGAGCGCGGCTGGGAGACCCCTGCGGCCGGCGGGTCCGTGATGGACCAGTGGCAGACGATCGCCACGCCGGAGGTCGCCGACCAGCTGCGGGCCGTGGCCTTCGACAAGGACACCGGACGGCTCGACCTCGCCCCGGCCACCCACGCCTGGGCGACGCAGGCCCGCCTGATCAGCGCCCAGCTCATCCGCCAGGCCAACGCCGCGGTCGGCACCGAAGCGGTCCGCCAGATCCGGGTCCTCCCGGTCGGCTCGCGGGCCGCACGGACCTCGGCGCCCGCCGAGCCCACCCCCGCGCCCGCCGAGGCGGCCCCGAGCGGTGAGATCCGCACCCGGGAGAACGCCTCGGCCGGCTACCAGCGCGCGCGGGCCTCGATGGCGACCACCCCCGCAGCCCCGCCCGAAGGGCCGGTCCGCACCCGCGAGGACGGATGCGACGGCTACCAGCAGGTCCGTGCCCTGCTGAAGAGCACGTCCGCTCCCACCACCGCCGGCCAGACGCCGGTCCGCACCCGGGACGACGGATGCGACGGCTACCGCCAGGCGCTCGCCCAGGTCGGCGCCCCCGTCCCCGCCCGCGGTACGGCAGACGCGTCTGTCCGTACCCGCGAGACGGCCTCCACCGGATTCCAGCTCACCCGACGCGCGCTCCTGGAGGGCAAGAGCCGCGGCCGGGCCCGTCCCACATGACTACGCCGCCGCGAGCCCTCTCGCACCCGACGCGCACGAACGAAAGCAGCACACCCGTGAAGTCCACCAACACCGAGCACCAGGCCCCCGCCGACGCCCCCGCCGACGCCTCCGGCGTGGACCGCCGCGGCAGGAAGACCGCCTCCACCATCACCGATCCCGAACTCGACGCCCTCTACGACCAGCGCGACGCGCTGCTGCGCCGGTTGGCCAGCGTCCGAGGTGCCGGAGCGGCGGCATGAGCAGCCCGACCCTCGCCTATCCGGAAGCCGCCACCCCCTGCGCGGATGCCGACCCCGAGATCTTCCACGACGACGCCAAGGCATCCGTCGCCAGAAGGCTGTGCGCCGGCTGCCCGCTCGCCGCCCACTGCCGCACGCAGGCCCGCGACAACCGGGAGTGGGGGACCTGGGGCGGAGAGACCAGCGCAGAACGTGCCGCGGCCGGCCACCCGCCGGCCGGCTGGCGCGGACGCGGCCACAAGACCCACCTCAAGCCCTGCGGGACCCCCGCTGCCTACCGCCGCCACCTGCGGGCCGGCCAGGACCCCTGCCGGCCCTGCAAAACCGCCGAGTACTGCCGCCGCGCCGAAGGCAAAGCCGCCCGCGACCGTGCCGGCCGGACCACCTGACCAGGACAAGGAGCCACGACGTGAACGGACCGAGCAGCGCCCCGCGGGGCGAGCGCCCCGGAACCCGAGGAACCCGCTGGGAGACCGTCCTGACCTCCACGGAGGTCGTCGTCGACGACGACACCTGGAACGAGGAGCTGCCGGCGGCGAACCGGGAAACCCGCCGTGCCATAGCGCGCAAACAGCGCGGAAAGCGCAACTCCGCCCAGAGATAGGTAACCCGCCAGTAGCGGACGGTCGCGGCCTCTATCCACAGGACCCGGCCCGGACCCTTTCCCTGCTTCGGCACGCCTCCGTCCCGGCGCGCCCCCGACCAGACGAAGGAGCAGCGGATTGTCCACGCCGAGCACCATGACGCCATCCCCGGCTGAGCGGACCTCGGAGCCCGAGCCGCCATTCACCACCCGCCGGGCGGACCTGGGGGACCTCGCCCGGGTGAACGCCCTGCACCACCGCTGCTCGCTCGACACCCGCTATGCCCGATACGCCTCGGGGCGCCGGGAGTTGAAGATGTCCGAGTTCGCCAGGCTCGTCCACCCCGCCGCAGGCACCAGCTGGATCACCACACTGCGCGACGACCGCGAGACCGCCGTCGCCGTCACGCACCTGCTGAAGACGCGCACCCAAGGCGTCTTCGAGCTCGCCGTCCTGGTCGGCGACCCGTGGCAGGGCCGGGGCCTGGGCTCCTGGCTCACCGACTACGCCCTCCACTCGGCGATGGCCGACCCCCGCTGCGACGCCGTCGTGGCGATGTTCGGCGCCACCAACAGGCGCGCCCTGCGCATCCTGCGCCGCCGCGATGTCACCGTCCCCACCGCCAGCGCCGGCGTCATCGACGTCACCCTTCCCCTGCCCGAACGGAGTTGACCATGGCACCGCTTCCCACGCCCCACACCGAGCTCCACCGACCCGATGGCGCCCGCCTCGCCCTCTACGTCGACGGGCCCAGCGACCCCGACCTCGTCCTGGTCATGGCCCACGGATGGCAGGCAGCCGCATCCGTCTGGAACGAGCACGTCCGCCACTTCCCGCGGCCGCGCACCCGCATCGTCCGCTACGACCAGCGCGGGCACGGCAACTCCACCGGCGGCAGAGCCCTGCCGTCCATCCCGCTGCTCGCCGACGACCTCAAGGCCGTCATCGCCGCCACCGCCCCCGGCCGGCTGCCCGTCCTGCTGGCCGGGCACTCCATGGGTGGCATGGCCGTCCTCGCGCTCGCCGCCCAGCACCCGCACCTCATCGGCGACAAGGTCACCGCCGTCCTCCTCGCCGCGACCACCGGCGGCGGCCTCGACCTCTGGGGCCCCCAACACCCGCCGCTGAAGCGCCTGGTCGGGCTCACCCGCCACGTCATGGCCGCGGCATGCATCCACGCCCCGCTGCCGGCCCACCGCATCCGCGAACTCGTCCGTCCGCGCCCCTACGCCCAGCCGCCGATCGACCACGCCGCCCGCTGGTTCAAGGCCCTCATGCGGCACGACGTCGCCGACCAGCTCGACGCCCTCCGGCGCATCCCGGTCCACATCCTCGTCGGAGAGAACGACCAGACCATCCCGCCCATCCACGCGTTGCGGCTCGCCGCGCAGATCTCCACTTCGCAGCTCCACGTCGTCGCCGGCGGCGGACACCGGCTGCCCACGCAGCACCCCGAGGAGTTCCTTGCCGTACTGGAGCGGGCCTGCGCCGACGCACTGCCCCCCGCCGGCCGCTGGCATCGCCGGATCAGCCGCCGGGAACGCGCGCGACCGTCGACATCGGTGACTGGAGCCCGTACGGCAGACTCACGAGCCAGCTGAACACCGCCACGACCGGGGTCGCCGCGGCACCGCGGCCCCGGAACAACGACAGGACGAGCACGTGAACCACACCGCAGGTCCCGCCGGGCCTTCGGAACGCAGCCAGATCCCTGCGTTCCTGCGCCGGCTCGATCCGCCACGCACCCTCGACGGCCGACCCGACTACCGGCCGCCCGCGGCGATCCTCGCGTCCTGCACCGCGCTCGTCTTCATGTTCACCGGCTTCTACCTGGCCCTGTACTCCAAGCTCTGGCACAACCACCAGCACCTCGCCCTGGCCGCCGTGTTCGCCGGCGCCGTCCTGCCGGCGCTCGCCTTCTACACGATCACCCGCCGCCTGCTCGCCCGCATCGGCCTCTACCTGTGGCAGAGCGTCCTCGCCAGCGTCCTCCTCCTGGCCATCATGGGATCGGCGCCCGACTGGGCACAGGCGCTGTTCCCCCGGGCCGACGACCGGTACGAAAGGGAGCTCGGCGGGCCGGGACAGTGCCTGCACGGCACGCCGTACAACCTCGACCGCGCCCAGACCACCTACGCGGATGAACACCCCGGCCAGATGGTCATCGACCCCATCGCCGACGGCCTGCCCGCGCTCCGCCTGGACCACGCGCTCGACGGCGGCCTGAAGAACCTGGTCCCCGCCGACGCCGCCGCCCGCGAGATCCTCGACCGGTACGGCTGCTGACGGCGTCAGCAGGTCAGATCACCAGTAGCGGAACTGGTGAGGAGAGGGCGGCGTGTACTCCTCCCAAAGTGGGCCGTCATGGGACCGGCGCTCCCGATCGCCGGTCAGACCCACGATCCGGTGCACGGGCGCACTCAGCTCGTGCCCGGTGTCGCGGGCGGTGAAGGTGAGCACGCGACGGCGCAGATCCCAGCCGCCGACGGCCCCGTACAAGACGTGCATTGCCGTGTCGCCGCGGACGCCGGTCTCGACGATGAGCCGCATGACGCCGCGCGGAGGGTGAGGCTCGGTCAGCTCCCGCAGCTCCTGGCCGGCCGGACCACCAGCGGTGTCGTCCGGGACCCAGATCCACTGGCCCATCTCGAACGTCTGCCTCCACTGCCACCGGGAGTCCTCCTGACGCTGGGGCGCCCAGTGCACCGGCGGTTCGGACCCGCGCCGCCCGCGCAGCAGCGCGCGGGCCTGCCGCACCTGCTCGGAAGGGCGGGGACGACGGCCGTCCTCGGCGACATCCTCGGCCAGCAGAGGAAAGGCGGTTCGCAGCAGAGCGCGGGCCGCACCGAGCACCGCGGGAGCAGGCTCCTGCGGCGTGAGACCGTCCTCGGCGAGTTGCTCACCGGCGATCAGACGGTCCCGTTGGCGAGCGGTGTGGGCGAGCGCACGCTCGGCGGCGAACTCGGGCACGGCCAGGACCACCGCGTCCGCGGTCAGGCTCTTGCCGTAGGGGTTGTAGCGCTGTTCCGCGCCGCCCCACGGAACGCGCGGGCCGATCTGCTCGTACTGGGCCAGGAACGCAAGATCGCGGTCGTGCGGTCCGGTCAGCGGCCAGCCGCACACCAGCAGCAACTGCTGCTTGTCCGAGCCCTGCGACGCCCCGGCAAGCTCGGCCTCCAAGCGGGCACACCAGCGCTGCACGAAGGAGTGCCACTGATGGTGGAACTCGGCCTCCGCCCAGGCGGCCGGCGAGGCGTGCCCCGCCGCGCAGGTCATCGCCGGCAGCGGCAGCGCGGTCACATCCCGCACCCGGGCCCTGCCCCACTCCTGGGTCACCACGGCGGAGGCGTAGTCGAGCGCGCCGCCCGCGCCCCGCCCCTGCTCACGCGCCCGCGTCCAGGCCGCGCGGACCATCGCCCACAATTCCAGCGACGGCCGCCCGTACCCGTATCCGTAGCCGGTGCCGATCACGGCGCCCAAGGCGCTGGACTCCGCGTGCACCTTGCGATCAGCCGCGACCGCGTCACAAGCAGCGGTCACCTATGCCGTGGCCGTCGCGGACGGCGCGGCCGCCCGGTACGCGGCCAGCGCCTCGTCCGACCGCTCGACCACGGCGGTCCACGCCCGCAGTGCCCGCCACCCTTGGGCGCCGAGCTCGGCATGATCGAGGACCGGCTTGAGGAGGGCTCGCACCGCGGCATCGTCGTGCCGGGCCGCCCGTTCCAGCGCCTGGGCGTACGACGGCCAGGTACGGGGTCCGCTCGCGCCGGCCAGTTCGGTCGCGCGGGCATCGGCCCGCAGAATCTCCTCCAGCGCCTGCCACAACACCCCTGCCCCCTCCGGCAGTTCCACAGCGCCGACGCAGCCGGAGCACAGCTCGGCCAGCGCATCCAGCACCACGACCTGATCCGGGGCTCGTCCCGCCAGCCTGGCCGCGTGCTGACAGTGCCCCCAGGACTTGCCCTCCGGAACCGGGACGTGCCACTTCCCCGTTCCGGCACGTACGAGCTTGACCTTCGCCTCTACGACCGCCGGCAGGTCGATGTCCAGGCGCCGCAACTCGACTCGGTCCAGTGACGGCAGACGGCTCTGGCCGTGCCTCATACTTCAACCCGCCTTGCTCTGTGCCGTTCGTTGCGCCGCCACGCTACCGGCGTACGGGGCCACTGGGAGCGAGGTATCGGCGGCACCGGGCGTTCGCGCAGCTCAGTACCTCGCCGTACACCGCGGCGCCAGCAGCGCCGCCCCGCAGCGGATTCGGTCAACTTCCCACGTCACGATGCGGACCGGGTGACGATGGCTCATGAACGCCCGCTGCTCGCCCGCCCGCTCCCGAGCAGTCGAGGAACTGGCGGAGGCCACGGAGAAGTGGGGCTGTGCCGTGCTCGACGACCCGGGAATCGCCGAGCTCGCCGGCCAACTTGCCCAGGTGGCAGGTCACGTTCCACAAGACCGCCTCAACCGGGGCGAGGCCGCAGCCGCCCTGGAGGCGGCCGCTGAGCACCTGCGGGCCGCGGCGCGGCTGGGCGGCCTGCTTCCCCTCGTCGCCCTCCACCACCTCAACGTCGCTCTTCAGTGTGAACGCAGCGCACGGCAGGGCCAGGCCCTGCCGGTTCCCGCCGCCCACCGATGAAGACGAGCCGACCAATGCCGGGCGGGCCGGGAAGCTCGACCCGCCGGAAGTACCGGAGCCGATCTCCCCTCCCGGCCGAGCACCGTGATGCGGAGCCGGCCAGGGCGGCACCCTCGTCTGCGAGGCTGAGCGCATGAACATCGTCGACGTCGCCCTGGACAGCATCTGGCCCGCTGAACTGCGCACCGACCGGCTGCTCCTGCGACCGGTCACCCCCCAGGACGCCGACGTCGTCCGCGAGCTGCTGACCGACGTAAGGGTCCGCGCCTACCTGGGCGGCCCCGCGTCCCCCGAGCGCGTCGCCGCCCGCCAGGCCGCGTACCCGCAGACGCCCGGTGCCTGGGCCATCGTCCGAGTCGCCGACGGCCGAGCGGTCGGACTGGCGAGCATCGGCGCCGACCCGCGGTGCGAAGGCCGGGCCGAAGTCTCCTACCAGCTCCTGCCCTCCGCCTGGGGCGGCGGCCTGGGACGGGAGGCGGTCGGCGCCGTCGTCAGCTGGTGGACAGCGACGGTGCCCGACGGCGGTCCGGTCGTCGCCGTCACCCAGGCGACCAACGCCCGCTCGCGCCGTCTACTGGAGTCGCTCGGCATGATCCTCGTCGACCAGCTTGACGAGCACGGATCCCAGCAGTGCGTCTATACCCCCGGTGGCGATCAGGACGACTCCGACCTGCGCTGGCTCCGCCTGACCGCCTCACACCTGGACGTGGTCGAGCGCCGCCGTGGCGCGCAGGCCCGCGCCACCGCCGCAGGACGGCGCCTTCCGGAGGACCTCACCATCCTCACTGCCGAAGCAGCGTCCCTGCTCTGCCCCGCTCGCCACGGGACCTACGGCCGGATCTGCGCCCGCGAGGCCGGGCACATGCCGGCCCTCCATCTCGGCCGGGCGTCCGACGGTGGCTGGATCGCCTGGCTGGAGGACTTTCCTGTGTGACGCCCCGCGCGGTCCGTGGCGCGGCGGGCGCGCACCACCAGGTGCCTGGACACGTCACCGCAGCCGGGTCACCGTCACCACCCCATGGCGCGTGGTACCCGCCAGGACCTCGGCGACCAGCCCGGTCTCCACCGCGCTGTACGCCGCCCCGGACGCCGTACGCGCGGACCGCCCGGGGCCCGCACCGGCCAGCCGCACCGCCACCGCGCGCGCTACCGGCGCGCTCACCGGCTGAGACAGGACCGTCGGCCCCTCCGGCAGCCGCACGGCCAGAGCCCGCGGCCGCGCGCGGGAACCGGTGAAGCCGACGACGTCCACGTCCACCGTCTCCGCGTGACGCACCTTCCGCCAGATCCTCGACGCCCGGTACGGCGAAGCGGCGTGCTTGGCGACCAGGCCCTCCACACCCTGCGGGCGCAGCGCCTCGTACCAGACCAGTGCGGTCTCGCGGTCGTCCGTCGCCGGCACAGCCTGCAACGGCGGGCCCACGTCCTGCAGGACGTCCAGGAGCAGCGCCCGGCGTTCCACGTAGGGGCGGGACCGGACGTCCCCGAGCTCGGAGTGGACCAGGATGTCCCAGGCGGCGAACGAGGCGGGATGCCGGGCCGCCAGCTGCGCGGCGCGGGCGGGGGAGGACGCGGCGCGCGCCTGGGCCGCCCCGAAGTCGACGCGGCCGTCGACGTAGACGACGGCTTCGCCGTCCAGGACCGTCCCGACCGGGAGCCGCTGGCCGGCGCGCGCCAGGTCAGCCCAGACCGCGCTCACGTCCCGTCCTGATCGGGACTGCAGCCGCACCCTGCCCGCCTCGCACCACAAGATCGTTCTGTGCCCGTCCAGTTTCGGCTCGAACCACCAGCCCCGGCCCGCCGGCAGCTCCGGCACGGCCTGGGCGAGCGCCACCGCCACGGGGAACTCCACGCCACCAGCCTGCGGCCCCCGCCGCTGCGCCGCGCGCCGACCGCCGCATGGGCAGCGTGGCGGGCGGCAGAGGCAGGGACTGGCGTCTGAACTGCGACTACGTCTCCTGGACGCCGAAGAGGCTTTCCTGTACCGAGACGTCGACGGACGTCTCCGGCTTCGGCCGAAGGCCGGCAGCGGCATCGAGGTCGAGCAGCGTGGACCAGTGGCCGGCGACAGCTCCGTCGCGGAGCAGCCGTCCGAACAGGTCGGCGGTGACCTCGACATCCGGCATCGCCCGGTGCCGGCCGGGCGGCTGGGCAATGCCGTAGTAGCGCAGCAGTGCGTCCAGCCCGTACGAGGACATGCCGCGGATGACCTGCTTGGCCATCTTGAGGGTGTTCAGGAACGGGGTGGAACCGAGGACGGGGCAGTGCTGGCGCTGGCGGGCGGTCAGCCCTGCCTCGGTCGAGGCGTGCTGGGCCACGAGCCGGTAGGGCGGAGCGGTCAGGCACTGGTCGAGCCCGGCGAGTACCGCGGCTGGTCCGGGGGCGCGGCGCAGGGCGGCTTCGCTCATACCGTGGACCAGGTCCCGCGGGGTGATCGGCACTTCCGCCGACGGCTGGATCAAGGACTCGAAACGGCCGTCCTCGACCAGCCGGCCGTCGCGGACGACCAAGGCGAGGGCCGCGACCTCGGTGGGTTCGGCCGGTCGGCCCGCCGGCGTGAGCGCCTCGAAGTCGATCACGACGAAGGTCGTGCCGCGCAGGTTGTCCATCAGCACCGTCATCGAGCGGCATCCTGCCCGATCGAGGCCGCTGCCGGCGGCGGTTCATCGGGTCGGGCGTGTGGCAGGGGGCTCGACGGCGGCTCTGCCCCTGCAGCACTGGGTAGCCCGGCGGCCAGAAGATGAGTACGCCGACTCACGCCCGGCCCGCGGCCACCACCGACGATGAAGATCAACATCGCCGAAGCCGGGAGACCGCTCATGCTCAGCCGCATCGCCGACCTTCTGGTCCCCGCCGTCGGCCGCCTGTCAGTGACCGCCGACCCGCGCGCCGAGCTGGCTCCGGGCAGCATCATCGCCGCGAACCACACCTCCCTCGCCGACCCCGCCATCGTCATCGCCGCCCTTCGCCGCCTCGGCGCCGAGCCAGTCATCATGGCCGCCGCCGGGCTGTGGCGCGTCCCACTGCTTGGCCGCGCCCTCGCCCGGGAAGGGCACGTCCCCGTCATCCGCGGGGACCGGCGCGCCGCGGACGCACTGGATGTAGCAGCCGACGCCCTGGAGCAGGGACGGATGATCCTCATCTACGCCGAGGGAGGGCTCCCCCGACGCCGGGACGCCGCGGAAGCCGCCCCCGAGACCTTCCGCAGTGGCCTGGCCCGGCTCGCCGCGCGCACCGGTGCCCCCGTCGTTCCCGTCGGCCAGGCCGGGGCCCGCCGGGTCACCTCGGGCAGCACCAACAAGCAGCTCGCAGGCCTTGCCACCGCGCCCTTGCGCCGGCCGGAACTGCATGTCCATGTGGGTGCACCCCTCGCGCTGACCGGCGACCGCACCGTACAGACGGCGCGGGCCCGGACCGCGGTGACCACGGCGTGGCGGACGGCGGCCGCCCACCTGGGAGAGCCCGCCGCGCTCGCCGCGTAGCGACCGGCGGCCCCGCAGCCCAGAGTTCCGCCCCTCCACGCCTCGGACCGGGGTGGAGACCCTCGACGTCGCGCTGGACGAATGGATGCGGCGGATCGCCGGGGGCGCACGGGGGTGAATACGGCGCAGTGGGCCCCACGGCGGACGCGACGCTTCTACGATGGCGACCTGGCCAGACACGTACCGCCACGGCCGTCCGCCGCTCGTCCACATCCGCGCGGCTTCGCTGACGGCAAGGGTTTCCGGACCCCGTGCTGCGTCGTGGTGCCGTCCGTCCCTCGCACTCCCCCGCCGCGGCACGATGTGGGCGCCCAGCGCGCTGCGGCCGAGGAACGAGCCATGCCGAAGAACCGCACCACCGCCCAGCAGCGGGCCCGACAGATCCAGCACGCCCCCGGAACCCACCTCCCGTACGGGCAGGCGCTGCACGCCGCCCGCAGCCGTCAACTTCACCCGGACCAGGCACGCAAGGCGCTCCGGGCGCTCGCCGAAGCACACGACATCGCCGTGTCCTGGCGCGACTGCCTCCAGGGACATCTGGCCGCCGCCGACCAGGCCGGCTGGCCCACCATGAACGACGCCATCTCACTGTGCGAGGACCTCTACCGGCTGAGCGGCGTCCCCGCCCCGGACGAGGTCCTGCCGGGCATCCCCCCGGCGCTCCGGTACTTCCCGCTCAACCACATCCGTGACGCACTGAACAAGGGGAGCGCCCCCGACTACCTGGGCGCTGTCGTCGACGCGCTCACGGGCCCGCTCCGCCACCTCCTGCGGCGTCCGTACGGATCACGCCCGCGGCAGGACGAC
The window above is part of the Streptomyces griseiscabiei genome. Proteins encoded here:
- a CDS encoding sortase produces the protein MPRTTSTSESNDAPASRESASTRSGRHRLTIAAVAATGLTFAALLWAQHCQGSDASTPAVSKSSAAPSVAASSAAAQTPDPLTDSATPDDGDAKKGDNTGKSRVAAARTLSEWNADNPAATGEHAVGGKAGSGPGGRIGEVLRIPALGKDWAQPVYDGVGDKQLRAGVGHFPTTEQPGQIGNFALAGHRSGVADPAFRNIDRIKTGALIQVTTAHRITYTYTVTRVHTVAPTDVDVIAQVPGRPDATPTKAKLTLVTCWPATGHSRRVVVEADLASAKGGA
- a CDS encoding helix-turn-helix domain-containing protein: MSTTDGRIAPNGEAWLEAVYWFYKYGPYAAARPHGPKKFGGTTLRMAKAIAHLTECRPSVGNLVEWLKISERTVKYHLAMLRESGLLTYRSKGTRVSGSGGRASEFVRTIPQVFDDAAGLRTGPSDKLIRAVHGFSPEKTPLLQELHAAARPPRRRKRTKRSNRRSGRTPSATSSCTPMVVSTSSSSTAGDTSSPSESKLASGQHKSPSPKKPTRRKLNTIGRRYQLAAELIQQVGWLHRAAVPRIAWIVRHVADAGWSTAEVIAVIGLEAPARRVHRPSGFLANRLKGAHLLYDTPAKRTAILDHWRDSRHAEHDRHAEWWEGDCRRPTSRAVAREVDAVFAQLQQPDAPGPDERELAVGDDGLVALEQLTRDEVIELRAAALKDPALIRATVRTCGETYARRLFTSSLVDQVQRLTRLGRTVVHGWRPA
- a CDS encoding DciA family protein, which encodes MSTDEPTGVDLARVALAAAKKAAKERGATTSPKRTPKRRPSARRDGRDPLGLGGALAQLVAERGWETPAAGGSVMDQWQTIATPEVADQLRAVAFDKDTGRLDLAPATHAWATQARLISAQLIRQANAAVGTEAVRQIRVLPVGSRAARTSAPAEPTPAPAEAAPSGEIRTRENASAGYQRARASMATTPAAPPEGPVRTREDGCDGYQQVRALLKSTSAPTTAGQTPVRTRDDGCDGYRQALAQVGAPVPARGTADASVRTRETASTGFQLTRRALLEGKSRGRARPT
- a CDS encoding WhiB family transcriptional regulator, giving the protein MSSPTLAYPEAATPCADADPEIFHDDAKASVARRLCAGCPLAAHCRTQARDNREWGTWGGETSAERAAAGHPPAGWRGRGHKTHLKPCGTPAAYRRHLRAGQDPCRPCKTAEYCRRAEGKAARDRAGRTT
- a CDS encoding GNAT family N-acetyltransferase, translating into MTPSPAERTSEPEPPFTTRRADLGDLARVNALHHRCSLDTRYARYASGRRELKMSEFARLVHPAAGTSWITTLRDDRETAVAVTHLLKTRTQGVFELAVLVGDPWQGRGLGSWLTDYALHSAMADPRCDAVVAMFGATNRRALRILRRRDVTVPTASAGVIDVTLPLPERS
- a CDS encoding alpha/beta fold hydrolase → MAPLPTPHTELHRPDGARLALYVDGPSDPDLVLVMAHGWQAAASVWNEHVRHFPRPRTRIVRYDQRGHGNSTGGRALPSIPLLADDLKAVIAATAPGRLPVLLAGHSMGGMAVLALAAQHPHLIGDKVTAVLLAATTGGGLDLWGPQHPPLKRLVGLTRHVMAAACIHAPLPAHRIRELVRPRPYAQPPIDHAARWFKALMRHDVADQLDALRRIPVHILVGENDQTIPPIHALRLAAQISTSQLHVVAGGGHRLPTQHPEEFLAVLERACADALPPAGRWHRRISRRERARPSTSVTGARTADSRAS
- a CDS encoding GNAT family N-acetyltransferase, whose amino-acid sequence is MNIVDVALDSIWPAELRTDRLLLRPVTPQDADVVRELLTDVRVRAYLGGPASPERVAARQAAYPQTPGAWAIVRVADGRAVGLASIGADPRCEGRAEVSYQLLPSAWGGGLGREAVGAVVSWWTATVPDGGPVVAVTQATNARSRRLLESLGMILVDQLDEHGSQQCVYTPGGDQDDSDLRWLRLTASHLDVVERRRGAQARATAAGRRLPEDLTILTAEAASLLCPARHGTYGRICAREAGHMPALHLGRASDGGWIAWLEDFPV